The window TGGCACTGTTGCCCCTTGCAGGTCAGGTACCCCGTACCTGACAGCGTTCGACATGGCCAACTCGATAGTTTGTCAGGTACGGGGTACCTGACCTACAAAAACATTCGAGCAATGTCCACCTACCCGACAGGCACTGCTGGCTGGCCCAGCAGTGCCATCGGCCAGTCGCCGTCCCTACGCCGCTTTCGCTTGGGCGACCTTTTCCTGCGGGACATCCTGGCTGCCGGCCTCGAAGTACTCGGTCACCTCGTCGACGATCTCGTCCGGCACCTGTTGGTTGAGCTGAATCTCCCCCTGGTAGGCGCCTTCGCTGTCGACCAGACGCTCGGCCACGTCCAACCGGCTACGCAGCTCGGCGATCAGATCCTTGGCACGGCTCAGGCGGCTGTCGTCGAAGGTGGCGCTGCTCGTGGTCTGGGCGGCTTCGACCAGCTTCAGACGGGCCTCGAGGTTCTGCACCTCGACTTCGAGCTGCCGCTTCGAGGCCAACATGCCGTCGAGCTTTTGCCGGGCCGCGTCGAGGCTAGCGACGCGGGCGTTGTGCATCTCGCGCAGGCTGGCCAACGTGGCGTCGCGGGTCTTGAAACGCTCGAAGCGATTCGCCAGGTCGACCTTCACCTGGTCGCGCGAATAGTTGCGTCCCGAGTAGCTGAACGACACCTGCTGCGTGCCTAGATCGTTCTTCAGACGCAGGATGTTCTCGCGGTCGGCCGTTTGCGTCTGCTCGGCCTTGCCGATCTGCTCGGCGAGCCGCTCGATCTCGACCTCTTCGCGGGCGATGACGTGCATGTTCTTGCGAATGTCGGGCACGATGTCGCGAACCAACTTGCGGGCGCGCTCGATCTCGAACTCGATCGGCACCGCCTCCTTGACCGAATCCTTGACCCAACCGATCGAGGTGCCGACGTAACTGGCGGCGTCTCGGCCAAAGAGAAATAGTCCCAGGAGTGATACTCCCACACCGGCGTAGATGGCCTTCTTGATCATGATCCACGGTCCTTTCTGCTGCGCTCACGACGGGTCTGCGAGGGTCCTTCGGCGGCCACCGCGAGGCGGTAACTAATTGGCCGTAAGGGTTAGTCGCGATCGGCGCGTGAATCTTGGAACGATTCCGCAGAAAAACTTGAGGGAAACCGACGCAACCGAGAAGCGAGTTCAGAACCGCAACGAGGAGAACGAGTTAGAACGACCGCAACCGGATTCCGAGCCCCGCGTTACCAACCTCTTTCGGCCCGCTCCGCGTTTTACTCCGCGCCTCCGCGCGAGCTTTTCTCAGCAGAATCATTCGTCGAGCGGCTCGACCGGCATGCCGACCTCTTCGTGCCGGGGGTTCGAGGTGCGCATGACGAGCAGGCCGGCGATGGTGAGGAGGACTCCCACGGCCAGGGTAGGCGTGAAGGCCTCGCCGAAAACGAGCACCCCGGCCATGGCCGACATGGCGGTCTGCGAGGCATTGAAGGCATTCACGTAGGCCATCGAGAGGACCTGCAGGCTCTTGCCGAGCGAGAAGAAGGCGGCGGCGTTGCACATGCCCGCCATGACCATCGAGAAAAGATCGGCGCGGGTCGTGGCGCGGATTTCTTCCCAGCCCACGACGCCGAGCGTGATCGCGCCGAGCGTTACGGTGCCGGTGAAGGCGATCACCCCGAGCGCGGCCGCCATGGGGGTGTTTCCGCCCGAGACGCGGCGAATGGTGACGTGGCTGGTGGCGTAGGCGAGCCCCGAGATGCAGGCGGCCAGCACTCCCAGTGCGACACTCGATTGGGTGGGCGTGGCGCCGAGCGACGTCGTCCCGACCTCGGCGCGCTCGGTGCCGACGCTAAGCACGAGAATGGACAGGACGAGCACGGCGAGCGAAACGACTGCCCGCGGCGAGATCGGTTCTCCCAGAAAGACACGTCCCATGACGACCCCGGAGACGATGATCGCCCCCAGGGTCAGGGGGACCGTGACCGTCATGCCGACTTGCCCGAGCGCCCATTGGTTGAGCACATTGCCCACGATCTGCACGATGAGACCGGTGCCGACGAGCAGCCCGAGCACGCGCCAGGTGGGCAAGACGTGCTCGCCCCGCAGGCGCCGTCGCGCGAGGACGATCGTGGCCACGAGGACCACCGGCAACGATTTGACGCAGCCCACCCAGGCGGGGTCGCGTGTCTCGGCCACCTGGCGCAGAAAGACGTTGGTGGCCGTGTAGAAGATGGCCGACAGCAGGCCACAGACAACCGCCACCACAAAGGGATCGTGACGCGAGGTAGAGGCAGGCGGCGAGGCGGGGTTCACCCACGCATTCTACGAAATCGTTCCGGCATCTGACGAGGGGCCTTCATCGAGTCCTCACGTGACGCTAGCAAGACGCTACGCGCATGCCATAGACTGAGGCCCGATCGTCCCCCGCGCCGACCGCCTTTAGCCTGGAGCTTATAGTCACATTATGAACGGAAGCTTTGCCCTGCTCGAGATGCTCCATGCCGCGGGGGTCCGCTATTTGTTCGGCAATCCCGGCACGACGGAATTGCCGCTGATGGATGCGATGCTGCAGGACACGCGGATCAAGTACATCCTGGGTTTGCAGGAAGTACCCGTGGTCGGCATGGCCGACGGCTACTCGCAGGCCTCGCGCGGAGTAGGGTTCGTCAACCTGCACATCAGTTGTGGGTTGGGGAACGCGATGGGCATGATCTACAACGCCTACCGCGCGGGCACGCCGCTGCTGATCACCGCCGGTCAGACCGATCGGCGATTGAGCTTCGAGGAGCCGATCCTCTGGTCCGACATGGTGAGCGTGGCGCGCCCCTGGACCAAATGGGCCGTCGAGGTGAATCGCGTGCAAGATCTGCCCTCCGCGCTGCGCCGCGCCGTGCAGACCGCCCTGACACCGCCGACGGGCCCCGTCTTTCTCTCGCTGCCGATGGACATCATGTCCGAGGAAGCGGAGTTGGAACTGACGATGCCGGCGCTGCTTAATACTCGTACGCGGCCCCCCGTCGAGGCGCTGGCCCGCGCGGCCGACGTGCTGGCCGGGGCGAAGAACCCGGCGATCCTGGTCGGTAGCCGCGTCGTCGAGCGTGACGCCGTGGCGGAGCTGGTTCGCGTGGCCGAGCGTCTCGGGGCGCCGGTAATCTCCGAGTCGGGCACGACGCACGGCCGGCTCAGCTTCCCGGCCGATCATCCGCTGTCCGTGCTGGGGCTGCCGCTCTGGTCTCCGGAGGTGAACGCGCGGCTGGCCGAGTACGACGTGCTATTCGTCGCCGGCATGGATCTGCTGCGGCAGTATGTCTACCACGAGCCGCCGCGGGCGCTGCCAATCGCGTCGAAGATCGTTCATCTCGACGAAGATCAGTGGCAGATCGGCAAGAACTATCCGGTCGAAGTCGGGCTGCTGGGGGATACGAAGATGGGACTGGCCGAGCTCGATACGCTGCTCGCCGAGCGGATGAAGCCGGCGGCGGTCGAAGCGGCGAAGAAACGGATTGCCATGCACGGCGAGGTGCAGCGCAAGACGCAGGAGGCGATACGCGCGAAGGCTGTGGAAGAGCGCGCGATGCGTCCTCTTTCGTCCATAACGATGATGTCGGCGTTGGCCGGAATTCTTCCGCCCGACGTGGCAGTGATCGAAGAGGCGGTTACGTCGACGAACACGATGTTCGAGCGTTTGGGTGCTTTGAAGAACACGACGGGTTACTTCGGCCACCGTGGTTGGGCGCTCGGTTGGGGCTTGGGCTGCGCGATCGGCGTGAAGCTGGCGTGGCCCGAGCGGCCGGTGCTGGCGATCCTGGGCGAAGGGGCGGCCATGTATGGCATCCAGGGTCTATGGACCGCGGCCCACTACAAGCTGCCGGTGACGTTCGTCATCGCGAACAACGCGCAGTACCAGATTCTGAAGATCGGCGCCCAGGGACTCGGCCTGCCGGAAGCAAAGGCTGGAAGGTTCCTGGGCATGGACCTTGTCGAACCGGAGGTCGATTTCATCGGTCTGGCCCAGTCGCTCGGCGTGCAGGCCGAACGCATCACCGATCCGGATGAACTGGCGGCCAAGGTGAAGGCCGGGCTGTCGGCCGACGGGCCACGTCTGTTCGACGTGCCGATTCAGCGTGGGACGCCGGCGCGGTTGAATTATGGGTAGACCAACCGGTCTTGACCAGCCCACCCTGCTTTTGGATTATGCCCATCCCTGTTGCCAAGGAGGGCATGAATGAGCGCGCCGGAACAGATTGCAAGCTGGATGTCCACCCACACTCATGTGGACAAGTTCTATCGCCAGAAGTATCGATATCATCCGCGTAGCGACGCTCACTCCAATGCGCTTTGCGCATACCTCGTTGAAGATTTGCTAGCTGCATGTGATGTGCTTCGTGAGCAAGCGCTGACCGATAAGATCGTCTATGGCATCAACGCACGACACACTTTCCCAAACGGTAAAACCAAGACTCTGGACTTGGCAATTGGTACCGTGCGAGAAATCAAGCCCCCGACA is drawn from Pirellulales bacterium and contains these coding sequences:
- a CDS encoding DMT family transporter, giving the protein MNPASPPASTSRHDPFVVAVVCGLLSAIFYTATNVFLRQVAETRDPAWVGCVKSLPVVLVATIVLARRRLRGEHVLPTWRVLGLLVGTGLIVQIVGNVLNQWALGQVGMTVTVPLTLGAIIVSGVVMGRVFLGEPISPRAVVSLAVLVLSILVLSVGTERAEVGTTSLGATPTQSSVALGVLAACISGLAYATSHVTIRRVSGGNTPMAAALGVIAFTGTVTLGAITLGVVGWEEIRATTRADLFSMVMAGMCNAAAFFSLGKSLQVLSMAYVNAFNASQTAMSAMAGVLVFGEAFTPTLAVGVLLTIAGLLVMRTSNPRHEEVGMPVEPLDE